The DNA segment CCGGCACCGTTGGGCCCGATGATCGCCTTGATCTCGTGTTGAAGCACCTTGAATGAGGTGTCTGTAATCGCCTTGACACCACCAAAACTCAGTGAAACGTTGTCGACTTCCAGAATCGGGGCGCCGATCGGGAATGATCTCGTGTCCAGCATGGTCTGTTTTCCCTCAGTCCGCCTCAGTTGTTTATGCCGGCGTGCTGCTCGCTCTCTTCACGCAGCACATCGCGAAAGTTCTTTCGTCCCTCCTTGGAAATACCGAGATAAAGCTCCTTGACCTTCTCGTCATTCAACAAACTGTCGGCGGTACCGTGCAACATCACATGGCCGGTTTCGATGATGTAGCCGTAGTCGGCGTTTCGAAGTGCCACATTGGTATTTTGCTCGGCCAGCAATATGCTGACCCCTTCTTTTTGGTTGAGCTCGTTGACGATGTTGAAAATCTCCGCGACCAATTGCGGAGCCAACCCCATCGACGGTTCATCGAGCAACAACATCTTGGGTTTGGCCATCATGGCGCGTGCGACAGCAACCATCTGCTGCTCACCGCCCGAGGTGAAGCCCGCCTGGCTCTTTCGCCGGTCTTTCAGGCGCTTGAAGTAGGTGTAGATCTTGTCGAGTTCATCGCGGATATCCGCCTTGCTCAATTTGCGGGAGTACGCGCCAGCGATGATGTTCTCCTCGACGGTCAGGTGGCCGAAGCAACGTCTTCCTTCGAGCACCTGTACCAATCCCCGACCGACCATATCGGCCGGGTCCTGGTTGGTGACAGCCTCGCCGTCGTAGGTGATTGCGCCTTTGGTTACCTTGCCGCGCTCACCGGCCAGCATCGTGGAAATCGCCTTGAGCGTCGTGCTCTTGCCCGCGCCATTGCCGCCCAAAAGGGCGACGATCGTACCGCGTGGCACGCTCAGCGAGACGTCGTGCAA comes from the Pseudomonadota bacterium genome and includes:
- a CDS encoding ABC transporter ATP-binding protein; amino-acid sequence: MNDTDNILEIDKIEVIYDNVIAALHDVSLSVPRGTIVALLGGNGAGKSTTLKAISTMLAGERGKVTKGAITYDGEAVTNQDPADMVGRGLVQVLEGRRCFGHLTVEENIIAGAYSRKLSKADIRDELDKIYTYFKRLKDRRKSQAGFTSGGEQQMVAVARAMMAKPKMLLLDEPSMGLAPQLVAEIFNIVNELNQKEGVSILLAEQNTNVALRNADYGYIIETGHVMLHGTADSLLNDEKVKELYLGISKEGRKNFRDVLREESEQHAGINN